TTTTCAAAAGTAATCAGAGAAATAGAGCATTAATAAAATAATCCCAACCATACCAAACAGAAAAGCGATCGCACGTGCGATCGCTTTCTTGGGAAATTTTAGAACTTAAGGGTGAGGTTGTTCATAAACTTTTCTTTTTCTTAGTTTATCTTTTAAGGGAGTAATCTCTTCTGGAGTAACGATTTTTACTTTGCCGTTTTCAGAAATCGCAATAGACTCACCTTTGATTCGGTGTTGTTCAATCGCTTCATCTACGGCTTGTTGAAATAATTTTTCAATGTTGTCAGGAGAAAAATTTATCTTATCCATAGTTAATTGTTAATTGTTAATAATTTGATTCCAAACATCTAGTTTAATAATAGTAATTTCTCGATCTAAGGCAGAACGATAAGCGACTAAGCTATTGTCATTTCCCGAGTTATCATAGGCTTGAAAGCGATCTGTAATCCGTAGATAAAGCTCAACAAAGTTTCTTTGTCCTCTTTTTCTTCTTCTACGTATTATATCCTCTGGGATATTGTGTCCTCCAGATGCTACTCTTCTCGCTACTCGATTGATTGCTAATTCTGGACTTTCCAACCAGACATATAGCAATACGTGGCTAGGTTAGGACAAAATTAGCTAAAATAAAAGCGCTCGCCAAAACCGAAAAATAATGCCTGCTCCCTATAGCTACGATTTAAGAAAAAAAGCCGTAGATGCCTGTTCTAGAGGTGAAAAGAAGAGAACTATTTGTCGATTGATGAAAATAAGCCGTAACACCTTAGACCTATGGCTGAAAAGAGAACAAGAAACAGGAGACTTTAAAGCGGTCGCCGAGCGTCCCACCAGAGAAGAGCGAAAAATTCAGGATTTAGAGAGATTCAAACAGTTTGTTAAACAACATAAAGATAAGACACAACAGCAAATGGCAGATTTGTGGGGAGAGAATCTTACCCAGCAAAATATTAGTGATGGAATTAAAAAGTTAGGCATAACCAGAAAAAAAGCGGTCAGACCCCGCGTCGCCGACAGGCGCAAGACAAAGGGCTTGCCCGCATGTACGCTGACCAAGACAAACTTACGGGTATCAAGAAACAGATGAAGAGAAAAGAAAAGAATTTCAAGAGCAACTAAAACATCAACAGGCAAATAACCTAGTTTATGTGGATGAAGCAGGATTCGATAACCGAGACGATTATCCCTATGGTTATAGCCCCAAAGGAGAAAGATGTTAGGCACTCAAATCTGGTAAAAGAAATGAGAGAGTAAGTTGGATTGCTGCATTCAAAGAAGGAAAAGTGTTTGCTCCGTTAACTTTTGAAGGGTCATGTAATCGAGATTTATTTGAGACATGGCTTAAAGAAAGTTTGATTCCTCAACTTCAACCTGGAAATATCATTATTATTGATAATGCTACTTTTCATAAAGGACAAAGTATTCAAGAAATAGTAGAAGAAGCAGGGTGCCAGATTTGGTATTTGCCCTCTTATTCTGCCGATCTAAACAAGATAGAGCGTTGGTGGTCGGTTCTCAAAACTTGGATGAAGCAGAGAGTTAAAGAATTTGAGACTGTTAGAGAATGTGTTGATACAGCTTTCAAAAAATGTCCTAACGTATATGCGTAATGCTATATATCAAATTAATTCTATATCCTTGAGCTTTGCATTTTTTTAAGAACAGAGCAAATGTACGAGCTGCTAACGTCGTCTCAAAAGCAAAGTCTTTGCCCTGTCTTAGTAATGTATTTAGTCTTTCAAGCATTAGCCTACTAGCTTGAATTGCTACCGCATCAACATTATTAGGATTTATTTCAGCAGCGATTATATCAGCATTAATAAACTCCAATTGATTATTAAGTGAGGATAAGATTTTTATAGCTAAGGTAGTTTTTCCAGAACCATTACAGCCTCCAAAAACATATATTTCAGGCATGATGAGTGAAGTACCTTTTTATTTAAGCGAGAATCATCATCTACTAGAACTGTAGCTGTCTATGATACGTATAAATACTATTTATTGCCCAAGAAGCGATCGCATTATTAGTGCGATCGCCTTAACAGAAGACCAAAGTGATATCTTTAGCTAGTTGAGCGCTCGCATAACTTAAAGAGAAGAAATAGAGTTTGGCGTTACTGAATGCGTAGTGATTTTCGATATCTTACTATGGAAGTAAGGAAAAATTAATGTAATGGTGCAAGCTCGTTTGACAGGAAAAGGACAAGTTACTATTCCCAAAACAATTAGAAAATAGGTAGTCCTAAAGATGTAAGGATATAAAATAGGAAATTGTAGATCATTTGATTTCCATGCCAGTAGATTTGCCATCTTGTCCATCATGTAATTCAGAACAAATTGTTAAAAACGGTCACATTCACAATGGCAAGCAAAATTATAAATGTCGCGACTGTGGTAGACAATATGTGGAAAATCCACAGAATAAAATGATCGACCAACCAACCAAAAACTTGATTGACAAATTACTCTTAGAGAAGATTCCTTTAGCTGGAATTGCCCGAGTTACAGAAGTTTCAGAACCTTGGTTACAGAGTTATGTCAATGCTAAATACGAATCAGTTTCTCAGCAAGTTAAAGTGAGAACGAAAAAAAAGGAAAATTAACGATTCAGTGTGATGAAATGTGGTCATTTGTCGGTAATAAAGCCAATAAACAATGGATTTGGTTGGCTTTGGCTGCAAAAACTAAAGAAATAGTCGGGGTTCATATCGGCGATCGCCGTCGTCATGGAGCGAGAAAGCTATGGCAATCTTTGCCCTCAGTCTATCGACAGTGTGCCGTTTGTTATAGTGACTTCTGGGAAGCCTATGAACAGGTAATTCCTTCAAAACGCCATCAAGCGGTGGGGAAAGAGAGAAAAACCAATTACATAGAACGATTTAATTGCACAATGCGACAAAGAGTTTCTCGATTAGTCAGGAAGACTCTATCGTTCTCTAAGAAAATCGAAAATCAGATCGGGGCAATCTGGTATTTTGTCCATCATTACAACACGTCCTTACATCTTTAGGACTACCAGAAAATATTTACATTTAGATATTGGAAGCAAAATAGATTTTGTGATTGATGAAAATGGCGAGGTTAAAGTTATAC
This DNA window, taken from Pleurocapsa sp. FMAR1, encodes the following:
- a CDS encoding IS1 family transposase (programmed frameshift), translating into MPVDLPSCPSCNSEQIVKNGHIHNGKQNYKCRDCGRQYVENPQNKMIDQPTKNLIDKLLLEKIPLAGIARVTEVSEPWLQSYVNAKYESVSQQVKVRTKKKGKLTIQCDEMWSFVGNKANKQWIWLALAAKTKEIVGVHIGDRRRHGARKLWQSLPSVYRQCAVCYSDFWEAYEQVIPSKRHQAVGKERKTNYIERFNCTMRQRVSRLVRKTLSFSKKIENQIGAIWYFVHHYNTSLHL
- a CDS encoding AbrB family transcriptional regulator, producing MLSIITTRPYIFRTTRKYLHLDIGSKIDFVIDENGEVKVIPLNIAVESLSGVLHRPGMKTTSLADMKQAISEGASDWT